GTGAATGAGGCAGGGTCTTCCACAGGCTTGGCCAGCCTCAGCCCATCGAGCCCAGGACCAGGCTCTGCTCCATGCTCCCATACCTGGGTTGGGTTCCCCACCCCAACTCCCCAATTGTCCCAAGTCTGGGTGAGATGAGCAAGGTGGGGATGGGGGGCTGCTTTCTGCCCACTTTTGTCCTGGATAGCTGCCTGGCAGCTGGGGGATGCCCACCTTGCCGAACTTGATGTGCTGCTGGTAGAGGATGCCATCCTTGACGGGGGTCTCCGGAGGCTCCATGGCTGCGGCTGGGCCACAGGGCCGCCACTCCGAAGGCCTGAGGAGACTAGTGACAAGTGGAGGGGAACTCCTCACACTTCCCCTTCTGGCCACTTCCCCTCCCTCCGTCCAGAGAGGCAGCTgcagggctggggggaggggagcccTGTCTTCAGTAGAGAAGCTGGGACAGGCAGTGGGGCATCACATATTTTTTCCTTGGGGTCTTGACTGGGCCCTGGTGCCCATACCTGCCTGGCAGGGGCCTCAGGCTACCCAACGGTAATGGCCCCAGACGAGCCTGGGTCAGCTGGGAGAGCTTCTGACCGGCAGGCTGGCTCCCCTGAGTCATGAACTtggccccacccctcccctgctgCTGTGCACCCCAGGCCTGGTGTGCCCACCGCCGTGCTCTCACTATGCATCCTCCTTGCTTTTCCGACTCTGTGAGTCTGGGTTTGGACCACTGGGCCGGCCAGCAATGGTCTTACCCATCCcactctgtgtttcttttcctctgAAGTATTTCTAACAGTCATTTCATCCCCACAGCCCCTGCCCCACTGCCAGCCTCAGCAGTGCTCCAGCCCTCTCCACCGTAGGAAGCCATTTCTTTACTGCTCGAACCCAGCCCTGTTTCTCCCCCTCCTAACACATTTCCTCACTGCCCTCCTCAGCTCTGCACTCTGGGTCCTGAGTTCGAGCCCCACAGATCAGCACCCCCAGGTGCTCTCACCACTGTGCAACCTCTTCCTCCTGGAGTCCCAGACAATCCATGGTATTCCAGAACACAGTGCCCCCATAGCGTGCACCCAGTCCACACAGGAGTACACACCTGAGCCACCCAGCCACCAGGGTGTGGGTGGCACCCTTGCAGGCCCCCTGGAGAGGTCACATGCTCTGTTAGAGTGGCTGTGCTTCCTGCTGGGGGCCAGTACCTGGGTTGTGTGTGTGACTCCAAATCCTGGGGCAGTCTCATGCCAGTCACCAGTGCCACCTTGAGGAAGGCATGTGTGACCAGGCCAAAGAATGCTGTTTGGGGCCATGTGTAGGACAGGCAGTTTCTTCTGGCCAGGGTTACTTTCTCCGGCCTCCCGGGCACTTGCTCTACGGCCATGACAGGAGGTGGCCAGGCAGCCTGAGCTTGGGGGACCTCAAACACCATGGGCTTTGCCTTCTCATCACCATCTCAACAATGAGGAAATCGAGGCTTGGAAAAATTATGTaacctgcccaaggccacacaccaAGTGACAAACATGGCTTGAGTAACTGCTGTCCCACTGGGATCTGTGTGTGGCTTTCTATGTAGTCACCTTACCCAGAGGAACGGCTTGGGAAGTGGCTGCTGCCAAGATTGTTGCTCTACTAACCCCCTGCTCAGATGCTGAAATTCAAGTTCATCTACAGCAGTCTCGTGACGGCCACCAGTCTCATTTGCGTTTTTACTTGTGAGCTTTCCCACTCAACTGAGCTTCCCAGGCAGGCATTAGCCTGGCTCTCCTGGGCCCTAAGAGCCTAGCACCAACTGAACTGGGCAGAGTGGGGCCAATGGTCACCAGCCAAGCTGGGCAGAGCGGGGACCAAGGGTGAATGATAGTCCTGTGTTGACTGCTACTCCTTAGTGAAAGGAGCTGAGGGTTCTCCTCTGGGAGCCTGTGCAGGTGGGCCGTGGGCCTGGGGCAGGAAGTGGTCTCCCAATGGGCCCCAGGAGAAGCCCCAGGAAGCTTCACCCAACGGACAGGAAGACGGAGGACGGGGTGAGGCTAGAGGTATGGCTCCCTCCCTGGGGCATGAGCCCTGGGTCGTGCCGGCATGGTAAGGTGGCTCCCTACACATCCAGGTCCTGGCAAGCTGGTGCTAATGGGTGAGGGACATGCTGAGACCTTGCCTTGGAGGGCTCTGAGGTTGGAGGGTAAGGCTTGCCTAGGGACCACGGGGGCAGCCAAGAAAAACGAGAGGCGGGGCTGGGGTGAGACCAGAGAGGCTGTGCTTTAATGGCAGCTGGGGTGAAGGAGGACAAAAATAGTGCTTCTGGGGGCACAGGAAGCAGGCGGTCAGGCCCAGCCTGGCCCAACCCAGGCCAGCTGGGCTGAGGATGCTGGCTTCTTGTCCAGGGGACTGGGGTGTGTATATGCGTAGGGGTGGGTGGAGCCCCAGGGACTGGAGCCTCTTGGTGAGGACAGACAGACGGCTCAGAAATCCATGGAACTGTGGGCCAGGTAGTCCTTGCGGCCGATGTTGCTGACCTGCTTGGTCTGCATAGCCTCCAGCTTGGGGCAATCCGTGATGCGATGGCCCAGACCCCCGCAGAAGGCACAGCCACGCTCTCCTGGGGGTTGGGGTAGGGGATGGGGTCAGCATGGCCATAGGGCCAGACTCCAGGGCCCAGAGCTGGGACTGCCATAAGAACCACCCAGGCCCTGATGTCCAACGTGGACTTGTTTCCACTGTGTTCCCGTCATGCACCTTCCCCACCGACCCTGGGCTTGTGCCCCTACCCCACAGTCACCTCCGATGTCCAGCATGGACTCGTCCCCGCAGTGTAGCACTTGCAGCACAGGGGGCACCTTCTGCTTGGCTTCCAGCAGCAGGGCTTTGAGGTCCATCAGCACAGACTCATCTGCAGAGCAGGCGGAGGTGATATCATCAGACCCAACCCTGGGTCCTGCAGTCAGAACCTGGGGGACAGCCCAGGCTCCAGAGATAGACTCACCGCAGGCCTTGTTGATGAAGGTGGTAGCAATGCCCGTGTTTCCTGAGCGCCCAGTGCGGCCGATACGGTGTACTACAGATGGGAAGCAGAGCTTTGGCCCACTGCCCAGGAGTTGGGGCCTGGCCTGACCTTCCCCTTGACACCCTGTACCCCCGGCCCCTCAATCTTCCCACCATAGTTCTCAATCTCCTCAGGCATGTCGTAATTGATGACGTGCTGGATGGCAGGGAAGTCCAGGCCCTTGGAGGCTACGTCTGTGGCCACGAGGACATCCTTCTTGCCCTCTCGGAATGCCTCAATTGCCTTGGTCCGTTCCTCCTGGTCTGGGGTGGGGAGTCGGGGTCAGGCAGAAGCTGTTAGGGCTAAAGGAGGAATTTGGGGAGAAACAGCAGGACGGCTGGGCAGGAGAAGGGGTTAGGAGGGGGCTGCTGTGGCAGCAGGGTCTGTGCCAAAGGAGACATCACCCTGACCTTTGCCCCCATGGATGGCCACAGCCTCGACCCCCTTGAGCAGCAGGTACTCATGGATGGCATCCACGTCTGCCTTCTTCTCTGCGAAGATGAGCACCTGTCCAGGAAGGCCAACACCAGTTGAGTGGGTTGACTCAACCTGGGCACACCCCAGCCTCCCTGTGGGAGCTATCCTGactgccccctccctccttcccagtGATCCGGGCTGGCCTTGCCTGCTGAACTCACTGGTGGGGGTGTCTTCTGCAGGCACTCGAGCAGGTACACCATCTTGGCCTCTTCCTTCACATATTCCACCTCCTGCCACCACAGGGACCAGGTCAGGTGACCCTGAGGTTAGGTTCACCAGCCATGCCCCTGCCACAAAGCCAGATCCCCAGTCCGGGCTGGGAAGTGACCAGAAGCCTGTTGCCACCAAAAGCTGGAAGTTATACCTATGTTTTCTGTTAAGGGGTCTGGGGCCCTGAATGATATCCTCAGAGCCCCCAAGGTGGACACCCTCAACCAGTCAGTTTCAAGGGAGCCCAGTTTCAGCTCTCAGAGGTGACAGTCTGACCATTAGgggtgcccccccccccacctggaTGACGTCCAGACTGGCAGCCCCGGCGCGGCCCACGTTGATCGTGACAGGCTTCACcagggcgctcttggcaaaattCTGAATCTTCTTGGGCATGGTAGCACTGAAGAGCAGGGTTTGCCGCTGGCCCTGAGGAAGGGTGGGGGCTGGCACCTTGGGGACATGGGATGTGGAGGCTGGAGCCAAGGGCAGGTTGGGGTTTGGGCACTGAGAAGCTGGGATGTAGCCCTTCTGATGGTGGCGGGGGGGCAGCAGTGCAGTCAAATATGGTGTGTATGGGGACTCTAGGAgcaggaggacatggaaccaggcagGGGCGGGCACCTTGAAGTAGGAGAAGATGGTCCGGATGTCACCCTCAAAGCCCATGTCAATCATGCGGTCAGCCTCGTCCAGGGCCAGGTAGCGACAGATATCTAGACTGACCATCTTCTTCTGTAGCAAATCCATGAGGCGCCCAGGGGTGGCCACCATCATGTGCACCCCACTGGAAATGGAGGAGAGACTCTGAGGTGGGGGCCACCTGCCCACCCCTACCTAGAGACTGGGGCTCTGCCTCTGCTCTGCCCTCTCGCTGCcagtctccctgtctctcctcACCTGTCCCCTTCTCTTTGCTCC
The window above is part of the Elephas maximus indicus isolate mEleMax1 chromosome 2, mEleMax1 primary haplotype, whole genome shotgun sequence genome. Proteins encoded here:
- the DDX41 gene encoding probable ATP-dependent RNA helicase DDX41 isoform X1 — protein: MEESEPERKRARTDEATAGGGRSEAEDEDDEDYVPYVPLRQRRQLLLQKLLQRRRKGAAEEEQQDSGSEPRGDEDDIPLGPQSNVSLLDQHQHLKEKAEARKESAKEKQLKEEEKILESVAEGRALMSVKEMAKGITYDDPIKTSWMPPRYVLSMSEERHERVRKKYHILVEGDGIPPPIKSFKEMKFPAAILRGLKKKGIHHPTPIQIQGIPTILSGRDMIGIAFTGSGKTLVFTLPVIMFCLEQEKRLPFSKREGPYGLIICPSRELARQTHGILEYYCRLLQEDSSPLLRCALCIGGMSVKEQMETIRHGVHMMVATPGRLMDLLQKKMVSLDICRYLALDEADRMIDMGFEGDIRTIFSYFKVPAPAWFHVLLLLESPYTPYLTALLPPRHHQKGYIPASQCPNPNLPLAPASTSHVPKVPAPTLPQGQRQTLLFSATMPKKIQNFAKSALVKPVTINVGRAGAASLDVIQEVEYVKEEAKMVYLLECLQKTPPPVLIFAEKKADVDAIHEYLLLKGVEAVAIHGGKDQEERTKAIEAFREGKKDVLVATDVASKGLDFPAIQHVINYDMPEEIENYVHRIGRTGRSGNTGIATTFINKACDESVLMDLKALLLEAKQKVPPVLQVLHCGDESMLDIGGERGCAFCGGLGHRITDCPKLEAMQTKQVSNIGRKDYLAHSSMDF
- the DDX41 gene encoding probable ATP-dependent RNA helicase DDX41 isoform X2, with translation MEESEPERKRARTDEATAGGGRSEAEDEDDEDYVPYVPLRQRRQLLLQKLLQRRRKGAAEEEQQDSGSEPRGDEDDIPLGPQSNVSLLDQHQHLKEKAEARKESAKEKQLKEEEKILESVAEGRALMSVKEMAKGITYDDPIKTSWMPPRYVLSMSEERHERVRKKYHILVEGDGIPPPIKSFKEMKFPAAILRGLKKKGIHHPTPIQIQGIPTILSGRDMIGIAFTGSGKTLVFTLPVIMFCLEQEKRLPFSKREGPYGLIICPSRELARQTHGILEYYCRLLQEDSSPLLRCALCIGGMSVKEQMETIRHGVHMMVATPGRLMDLLQKKMVSLDICRYLALDEADRMIDMGFEGDIRTIFSYFKGQRQTLLFSATMPKKIQNFAKSALVKPVTINVGRAGAASLDVIQEVEYVKEEAKMVYLLECLQKTPPPVLIFAEKKADVDAIHEYLLLKGVEAVAIHGGKDQEERTKAIEAFREGKKDVLVATDVASKGLDFPAIQHVINYDMPEEIENYVHRIGRTGRSGNTGIATTFINKACDESVLMDLKALLLEAKQKVPPVLQVLHCGDESMLDIGGERGCAFCGGLGHRITDCPKLEAMQTKQVSNIGRKDYLAHSSMDF